The following proteins come from a genomic window of Coffea arabica cultivar ET-39 chromosome 11c, Coffea Arabica ET-39 HiFi, whole genome shotgun sequence:
- the LOC113716787 gene encoding biotin carboxylase 1, chloroplastic, with protein MDSAAITSVCSKSLCSTRSTPGLFLGTTRGIRSSQCSFVVGNKVQFPRQIAQASRLVSKSGKSGGALATTCRAEKILIANRGEIAVRVIRTAHEMGIPCVAVYSTIDKDALHVKLADESVCIGEAPSSQSYLLIPNVLSAAISRGCTMLHPGYGFLAENAVFVEMCREHGINFIGPNPDSIRVMGDKSTARDTMKNAGVPTVPGSDGLLQSTEEAVRLAAGIGYPVMIKATAGGGGRGMRLAKEPDEFVKLLQQAKSEAAAAFGNDGVYLEKYIQNPRHIEFQVLADKYGNVVHFGERDCSIQRRNQKLLEEAPSPALTPELRKAMGDAAVAAAASIGYIGVGTVEFLLDERGSFYFMEMNTRIQVEHPVTEMISSVDLIEEQIRVAMGEKLRYKQEDIVLRGHSIECRINAEDAFKNFRPGPGRITAYLPAGGPFVRMDSHVYPDYVVPPSYDSLLGKLIVWAPTREKAIERMKRALDDTVITGVPTTIDYHKLILDIEDFRNGKVDTAFIPKHEQELAAPQQIVPATSVKELAKAAA; from the exons ATGGATTCTGCAGCTATTACTTCTGTTTGCAGTAAATCCCTTTGCTCAACTCGCTCTACTCCT GGTTTATTCCTGGGGACAACAAGAGGCATTAGGAGCTCCCAGTGTAGCTTCGTGGTAGGAAATAAGGTGCAGTTCCCTCGGCAGATTGCTCAAGCTTCTCGGCTTGTTTCTAAATCTGGAAAAAGTGGTGGGGCTCTTGCCACTACATGCCGTGCAGAGAAAATTCTGATAGCAAATCGTGGAGAAATTGCTGTTCGTGTCATTCGAACTGCACATGAAATGGGAATTCCTTGTGTAGCTGTTTACTCTACCATAGATAAGGATGCGCTTCACGTTAAACTGGCTGATGAGTCAGTTTGCATTGGAGAAGCTCCCAGCAGTCAATC GTACTTATTGATCCCAAATGTATTATCTGCTGCTATTAGTCGTGGATGTACAATGCTGCATCCTGGATATGGTTTCCTAGCTGAGAATGCTGTTTTTGTTGAGATGTGCAGAGAACATGGAATCAATTTTATTGGGCCAAAT CCTGACAGTATCCGAGTCATGGGTGACAAATCAACAGCAAGAGATACAATGAAGAATGCCGGTGTTCCAACTGTACCAGGAAGTGATGGATTGTTACAG AGTACTGAAGAAGCAGTGAGGCTCGCTGCAGGGATTGGTTACCCTGTAATGATCAAG GCTACAGCTGGTGGTGGTGGAAGAGGAATGCGTCTTGCTAAAGAGCCTGATGAGTTTGTAAAGTTATTGCAG CAAGCTAAGAGCGAGGCTGCAGCTGCATTTGGCAATGATGGTGTTTATCTGGAAAAGTACATTCAGAATCCAAGGCACATTGAATTTCAG GTTTTGGCAGACAAGTATGGAAATGTTGTGCACTTTGGAGAACGTGATTGCAGTATCCAG AGAAGAAACCAGAAGCTGCTTGAAGAAGCACCCTCTCCTGCATTGACACCAGAGTTACGGAAAGCCATGGGTGATGCAGCAGTTGCTGCAGCTGCCTCTATTGGTTACATAGGCGTTGGTACTGTCGAGTTCCTTTTGGATGAAAGGGGTTCCTTCTATTTTATGGAGATGAATACTCGAATTCAG GTGGAGCACCCAGTGAcagaaatgatttcttctgtggaCCTGATTGAAGAACAAATTCGTGTGGCTATGGGAGAGAAGCTTCGTTACAAGCAG GAGGATATTGTGTTGAGAGGACACTCAATTGAATGTCGTATAAATGCAGAAGATGCTTTCAAAAACTTCCGACCTGGGCCTG GGAGAATAACTGCATATTTGCCAGCTGGAGGTCCATTTGTGCGAATGGATAGCCATGTTTATCCTGATTATGTGGTTCCACCAAGCTACGATTCCCTGCTTGGAAAG CTTATCGTATGGGCTCCAACAAGAGAGAAGGCAATTGAACGCATGAAAAGGGCTCTTGATGACACAGTCATCACAG GGGTGCCAACTACAATTGATTACCACAAACTTATCCTGGACATTGAG GATTTTAGGAATGGAAAAGTAGACACTGCTTTTATTCCTAAGCATGAGCAGGAATTGGCTGCA CCCCAGCAAATTGTACCAGCTACCTCGGTGAAGGAGTTGGCGAAGGCAGCTGCCTGA